The following proteins are encoded in a genomic region of Gossypium hirsutum isolate 1008001.06 chromosome D05, Gossypium_hirsutum_v2.1, whole genome shotgun sequence:
- the LOC107900912 gene encoding uncharacterized protein: MDCSIFCRTKLRFSNAFFLLLIISSVTCLHVVFGTANEFDYGVHCNSVVHESKPADEEFNITPFPGRQNGYYSGGDKVLNNPPSRFYSPPESRTLLFETHHVFTTHADDVFMVEGNLIFQTWFSYEQNISSRSSFISSSSNSSNRGTLDFNFRGFWSRITGKLCMVGKGYVYSKEGKLLHLAAVLKINNLKNSSTIRTLVTGTMDSLNSVDDPNYFEQISLLMFPQVNYTYTMVSKQFSEGCSEGTNVQQELSLRLSRTRTICDMFLGGGNAFELQYIGSCKSSKSCNPFGDSIGYLPSLMSLSMIQCSNDRLSLRFLIEFRTNSYRGYYGSPNISTSLIGEGSWDEKKNRLCIVACRIYDASSSLEKSHVGDCTTRLSLRFPAILSIRNTSTIVGEIWSVKPRNESGFFDRVQFRYGGRIQLQGLKYEYMQMDKVKKSCPMKNPRNSSNRGQYPYGYSPDMQFRLWVIERSEGIMGWGSLDPLAVGDQQYQRFPFLLPSSSSKPNNSGVESDSNSGLLNISYKISITLSSSKLDGGLNPVNDSSNESLRTKIQISAEGVYDIATGSLCMVGCRHLRSGDKSFSSDSMDCEILVKISFPPLNLDMRSKIKGSIQSMREKTDPLFFKPLQFSGRSYYRSRIMEPIVINHFETRSIWRRGFDLIMGQIIFQLLGTLLLLCQLYCSRYNNTVPTTLRQSIFPSEEIPLIGDR; encoded by the coding sequence ATGGACTGTTCCATATTCTGTAGGACGAAACTTCGTTTTAGTAATGCTTTCTTCCTCTTGCTTATCATCTCCTCTGTTACTTGTCTTCATGTAGTCTTTGGCACTGCAAATGAATTTGATTATGGTGTTCACTGTAACTCAGTTGTTCATGAATCCAAACCAGCTGATGAGGAGTTCAATATCACGCCTTTCCCTGGACGTCAAAATGGTTACTACAGTGGTGGTGATAAAGTCCTAAACAATCCTCCTTCACGTTTCTACTCTCCACCCGAATCTAGAACGTTACTTTTCGAGACTCACCACGTATTTACAACCCATGCTGATGATGTCTTTATGGTGGAAGGAAACCTGATTTTTCAAACCTGGTTTTCCTACGAACAGAATATCTCCTCTAGAAGCTCATTCATTTCAAGTTCAAGCAATTCAAGCAACCGTGGGACTCTAGACTTCAATTTTCGAGGCTTCTGGTCTCGAATTACCGGGAAGCTTTGCATGGTGGGAAAGGGTTATGTTTACTCCAAAGAAGGTAAATTGCTTCATCTTGCAGCTGTTCTTAAGATTAATAATCTTAAAAATTCAAGTACTATAAGAACTTTAGTCACTGGTACCATGGATAGCTTGAATTCTGTTGATGATCCAAATTATTTTGAGCAAATTTCACTACTGATGTTTCCTCAAGTAAATTACACTTATACTATGGTGTCAAAACAGTTTAGTGAAGGATGTTCTGAGGGAACCAATGTCCAACAGGAGTTGTCCCTTAGATTATCGCGAACTCGAACCATTTGCGATATGTTTTTAGGAGGAGGCAATGCTTTCGAACTGCAGTATATTGGTAGTTGTAAGTCTTCAAAGAGTTGCAATCCATTTGGTGATAGTATTGGATACTTGCCTTCGTTGATGTCATTGAGTATGATTCAGTGCTCCAATGATAGGCTAAGCTTGAGGTTTCTGATAGAATTTCGGACCAATAGTTACAGGGGATATTATGGCTCTCCAAATATTAGTACTTCATTAATTGGAGAAGGATCTTGGGATGAAAAGAAGAACCGGCTTTGTATCGTTGCATGCCGAATCTATGATGCATCAAGCTCCTTGGAGAAGTCCCATGTTGGAGACTGCACAACGAGGTTGAGCTTAAGATTCCCAGCCATCTTGTCTATCAGAAACACAAGCACCATTGTAGGAGAAATTTGGAGTGTGAAGCCTAGGAATGAATCAGGGTTCTTTGATAGGGTCCAGTTTCGTTATGGGGGACGAATTCAGCTTCAAGGTTTGAAGTATGAGTACATGCAAATGGACAAAGTGAAGAAATCATGTCCAATGAAGAATCCTAGGAATAGTAGCAACAGGGGACAATATCCATATGGTTATTCTCCAGACATGCAGTTTAGGTTGTGGGTCATCGAACGTTCTGAAGGAATAATGGGATGGGGTTCTTTGGATCCTCTTGCGGTAGGCGATCAACAGTATCAGAGATTTCCATTTCTACTACCATCCTCAAGCTCAAAGCCTAATAATTCTGGTGTTGAATCCGATTCCAACAGTGGCTTGCTTAATATCAGCTATAAAATaagcatcacactatctagtTCGAAATTGGATGGTGGTCTTAATCCGGTTAATGATTCTTCAAATGAATCTCTGCGAACCAAAATCCAAATTTCTGCTGAAGGGGTTTATGATATAGCAACAGGCAGCCTGTGCATGGTTGGCTGCAGGCATTTAAGGTCAGGTGACAAATCGTTTTCAAGTGATTCTATGGATTGTGAGATACTCGTGAAAATCAGTTTTCCTCCATTGAACTTGGACATGAGAAGTAAGATCAAAGGAAGCATACAGAGCATGCGCGAAAAAACTGATCCTCTGTTCTTCAAGCCTCTGCAGTTTTCGGGAAGATCTTATTATCGCAGTCGGATAATGGAACCGATTGTGATAAATCATTTCGAGACTAGATCGATTTGGAGAAGGGGTTTCGATTTGATCATGGGACAGATTATTTTTCAACTGCTCGGGACGTTATTGTTATTGTGTCAGTTATATTGTTCTCGCTACAATAATACAGTACCAACAACACTTCGGCAGTCGATATTTCCTTCCGAAGAGATTCCACTAATCGGTGACAGATGA
- the LOC107900062 gene encoding pentatricopeptide repeat-containing protein At1g62930, chloroplastic, which translates to MGKLPSFILCSVVNGGSHLSDFYSFSSSSNTIAIHIEALSRKPMSVRGKGEKDDRFDNVNDALILFNKMIDKYPKPSIVEFNKLLGAIVRMKHYAIVVSMYRRIDLLGVSRDVYSLNILINCFCQLGRIDFEFSVLGKVLKLGVEPDVVTFSTLINGICNQSKIFEAVSMFDEMTERGYQPNLIVCSTILKGLCKSDNTDRSVRFLRLMEGRGFQPNIVAYSTVIDCLCKNGLASRRRATRLLNEMVDNNISLNIVTYTILIDALCKEGMILKAVETVGIMRKQGIEPNVVTYNTLVDAHCKEGMVSAAEDIVDAMIKQDIEPDVVTYNALINDHCLQNEMDKARRVFNLMIEKGCAPNIVTYSSLMQSMFQLGRVSTACELFRKMLASGQVPDIVTCLILLNGLCKTGHIKEALKLFQAMQNSGLELDIVPYTILIDGLYKAGHIELAKELFQQLSNNGLKPNVYTYCIIINGLCKEGLPEEAYKMFGSMRDNGCLPNSCYYNVTIRGFLRNSFTSKAT; encoded by the exons ATGGGTAAGCTTCCttcttttattctttgttcaGTTGTTAATGGTGGAAGCCATCTTTCTGATTTctactctttttcttcttcttctaacaCCATTGCTATCCACATCGAAGCCTTAAGTAGGAAACCCATGTCTGTTAGAGGAAAGGGGGAAAAAGATGATCGCTTCGATAATGTTAATGATGCTTTGATTTTGTTCAATAAGATGATTGACAAGTACCCAAAGCCTTCCATTgtggaatttaataaattattaggaGCCATTGTTAGGATGAAACATTATGCCATTGTTGTTTCTATGTATAGACGGATCGATTTATTGGGCGTTTCCCGTGATGTTTATTCTTTGAACATCTTGATTAATTGCTTTTGTCAATTAGGTcgaattgattttgagttttctgTTTTGGGGAAAGTGCTGAAATTAGGTGTTGAACCTGATGTTGTAACTTTTTCAACTTTGATTAACGGGATTTGTAATCAAAGTAAGATTTTCGAGGCCGTTAGTATGTTCGATGAAATGACTGAAAGAGGGTATCAACCTAATTTGATTGTTTGCAGTACAATACTTAAGGGGTTGTGTAAGAGTGACAATACTGACAGATCTGTTAGGTTTCTAAGGCTGATGGAAGGAAGAGGTTTTCAACCCAATATTGTAGCATATAGTACTGTGATTGACTGTCTTTGTAAGAATGGGTTG GCCAGCAGGAGGAGGGCAACAAGGCTTTTGAATGAAATGGTTGATAACAATATTTCACTTAATATTGTCACATATACTATATTGATTGATGCACTTTGCAAAGAAGGAATGATTTTGAAAGCTGTAGAAACTGTTGGCATAATGAGAAAACAAGGCATTGAGCCCAATGTTGTCACGTATAATACATTGGTTGATGCACATTGCAAGGAAGGGATGGTTTCTGCAGCTGAGGATATTGTTGATGCAATGATAAAGCAAGATATTGAGCCTGATGTTGTTACCTATAATGCATTAATCAATGACCATTGCTTGCAGAATGAAATGGATAAAGCTAGAAGAGTTTTCAACTTGATGATTGAGAAGGGTTGTGCACCTAATATAGTTACTTACAGCAGTCTTATGCAAAGTATGTTTCAATTAGGGAGAGTTTCAACTGCATGTGAACTTTTTAGGAAGATGCTTGCTTCTGGACAAGTTCCAGATATAGTGACCTGTTTGATTTTGCTGAATGGTTTATGCAAAACAGGTCATATCAAAGAGGCATTGAAACTTTTTCAAGCAATGCAAAACAGTGGGTTGGAACTTGATATTGTCCCATATACTATCCTAATTGACGGGTTGTATAAAGCTGGGCATATCGAACTTGCCAAGGAATTATTTCAGCAACTCTCAAACAATGGTTTAAAACCGAATGTTTACACATATTGTATAATTATTAATGGACTGTGTAAAGAGGGATTGCCAGAGGAAGCATATAAGATGTTTGGGAGCATGAGAGATAATGGTTGTTTGCCTAATAGCTGCTATTATAATGTAACGATCCGGGGGTTTCTTCGAAACAGCTTTACCTCAAAGGCAACATAA
- the LOC107952567 gene encoding acidic endochitinase — translation MAIKSAILLAFATSVILVLVTGINAGDIAIYWGQNSDEGTLAETCATGNYDFVSLAFLPTFGNGQTPMINLAGHCDPYSNGCTNLSSDIKSCQAQGIKVILSLGGGAGSYYLASSDDARQVATYLWNNFLGGESASRPFGDAILDGIDFDIEGGTNQHWDDLAKYLSGYSQRSKKVYLTAAPQCPFPDAWVGGALKTGLFDYVWVQFYNNPQCEYIDGDITNLENAWKQWTTNVPATKIFLGLPASPEAAGRGFIPESDLISQVLPAIKGSTKYGGVMLWSNYYDNQTGYSSAIKNYV, via the coding sequence ATGGCTATTAAGTCTGCAATCTTACTTGCATTTGCCACCTCAGTGATTCTGGTGCTAGTTACTGGTATAAATGCCGGTGACATCGCAATCTACTGGGGTCAGAACAGTGACGAGGGCACATTGGCGGAGACATGTGCGACCGGCAACTATGACTTTGTGAGCTTAGCATTCCTTCCAACGTTTGGCAATGGCCAGACTCCAATGATCAACCTTGCTGGTCATTGTGATCCGTATAGCAATGGATGCACTAATTTAAGCTCAGACATCAAATCATGTCAAGCACAAGGGATTAAAGTAATACTTTCACTAGGAGGAGGTGCAGGGAGCTATTACCTTGCCTCATCTGACGACGCGAGACAAGTTGCGACCTACTTGTGGAACAATTTCTTGGGCGGAGAATCGGCCTCTCGACCTTTCGGTGATGCCATTTTGGACGGAATTGATTTTGATATCGAAGGTGGAACAAACCAACACTGGGATGATCTTGCGAAGTATCTCTCCGGGTATAGCCAACGCAGCAAGAAAGTATACTTGACGGCAGCCCCACAGTGTCCATTCCCTGATGCTTGGGTTGGGGGTGCCCTTAAAACGGGCCTTTTTGACTATGTCTGGGTACAATTCTATAACAACCCTCAATGCGAATACATAGATGGTGATATTACAAACCTTGAAAATGCATGGAAGCAATGGACTACAAATGTTCCAGCTACCAAAATTTTCTTAGGACTCCCGGCATCACCCGAGGCAGCTGGTAGGGGCTTTATCCCTGAATCGGATCTTATTTCTCAAGTACTTCCTGCCATCAAAGGTTCCACCAAGTATGGAGGCGTAATGCTGTGGTCTAATTACTATGATAATCAGACTGGATACAGTTCAGCCATTAAAAATTATGTGTAA
- the LOC107904243 gene encoding uncharacterized protein isoform X2 encodes MLTPKKFSEEYPRGTHVQPELSLRLSRTRTICNMFSGGANAFELEYTGSCKSSKSCYPFGDSIGYLPSLMSLSMIQCSNDRLSLRFLIEFWNNSYRGYYGSPNISTSLIGEGSWDEKKNRLHIVACRIYYASSSLDKSHVGDCTTRLSLRFPAILSIRNTSTIVGEIWSVKPWNESGFFDRVQFRYGGRIQLQGLKYEYMQMDKVKKSCPMKNPRTSSNRGQYPYDVSPDMRYRLLAIEGSKGRIGWGSLDPLAVGDQQYQRFPFLLPSSSSKPNNPAVESDSNSGLLNISYKISITLSSSKLGGGLNPVNDSSNESLRTKIRISAEGVYDIATGSLCMVGCRHLRSSDKSSSSDSMDCEILVKINFPPLNSDMRNKIKGSIQSMREKTDPLSFKPLQFSGRSDYRSGILEQIVITDFESRSIWRMNFYLTTVQITFQLIGTLLLLCQLCSFRYNNRRSIFPSEESLILCDS; translated from the exons ATGCTTACTCCAAAGAAG TTTAGTGAAGAGTATCCTCGGGGAACCCATGTCCAACCGGAGTTGTCCCTTAGATTATCGCGAACTCGAACCATTTGCAATATGTTTTCAGGTGGAGCCAATGCTTTCGAACTGGAGTATACTGGTAGTTGTAAGTCTTCAAAGAGTTGCTATCCATTTGGTGATAGTATTGGATATTTGCCTTCGTTGATGTCATTGAGTATGATTCAGTGCTCCAACGATAGACTAAGCTTGAGGTTTCTGATAGAATTTTGGAACAATAGCTATAGGGGATATTACGGCTCTCCCAATATTAGTACTTCATTAATTGGAGAAGGATCTTGGGATGAAAAGAAGAACCGACTTCATATAGTTGCGTGCCGAATCTACTATGCATCGAGCTCCTTGGATAAATCTCATGTTGGAGACTGCACAACAAGGTTGAGCTTAAGATTCCCAGCCATCTTGTCTATCAGAAACACAAGCACCATTGTAGGAGAAATTTGGAGTGTGAAGCCTTGGAATGAATCAGGGTTCTTTGATAGGGTCCAGTTTCGTTATGGGGGACGAATTCAACTTCAAGGTTTGAAGTATGAGTACATGCAAATGGACAAAGTGAAGAAATCATGTCCAATGAAGAATCCTAGGACTAGTAGCAACAGGGGACAATATCCATATGACGTTTCTCCAGACATGCGGTATAGGTTGTTAGCTATCGAAGGTTCTAAAGGAAGAATTGGATGGGGTTCTTTGGATCCTCTTGCGGTAGGAGATCAACAATATCAGAGATTTCCATTTCTACTACCATCCTCAAGCTCAAAACCTAATAATCCTGCTGTTGAATCCGATTCCAACAGTGGCTTACTTAATATCAGCTATAAAATaagcatcacactatctagtTCGAAATTGGGTGGTGGTCTTAATCCGGTTAATGATTCTTCAAATGAATCTCTGCGAACTAAAATCCGAATTTCTGCTGAAGGGGTTTATGATATAGCAACAGGTAGTCTGTGCATGGTTGGCTGCAGGCATTTGAGGTCAAgtgacaaatcgtcttcaagtgATTCTATGGATTGTGAGATCCTCGTGAAAATCAATTTCCCTCCATTGAACTCGGACATGAGAAATAAGATCAAAGGAAGCATCCAGAGCATGCGCGAAAAAACCGATCCTCTGTCCTTCAAGCCTCTGCAGTTTTCGGGAAGATCTGATTATCGCAGTGGGATATTGGAACAGATTGTGATAACTGATTTCGAGTCTAGATCGatttggagaatgaatttctaTTTGACCACGGTGCAGATTACTTTTCAACTGATTGGGACGTTATTGTTATTGTGTCAGTTATGTTCTTTTCGCTACAATAATCGGCGGTCGATATTTCCTTCCGAAGAGAGTCTAATACTCTGTGACAGCTGA
- the LOC107904243 gene encoding uncharacterized protein isoform X1, giving the protein MSSERCRLISLYLSQSFCLKKFKSIVMDCSLFCRTKLCFFNAFFFLFIISSFTCFHVISGTAIGFDYGVHCNSVVHESKPADEETNIMLFSQHQSGYFSGGDNVLNNPPSRSYFPSKSKALIFETHHVFSTDVEDVFKVEGNLIFQTSFSYEQSIFPGSSSISSLSDSSNRGTLDFDFRGFWSRITGKLCMVGSSYAYSKEGKVLHLAAALQINNLKNSSTIRTLATGTMDSLNSVDDPNYFERISLLMFPHVNYTYIMVSKQFSEEYPRGTHVQPELSLRLSRTRTICNMFSGGANAFELEYTGSCKSSKSCYPFGDSIGYLPSLMSLSMIQCSNDRLSLRFLIEFWNNSYRGYYGSPNISTSLIGEGSWDEKKNRLHIVACRIYYASSSLDKSHVGDCTTRLSLRFPAILSIRNTSTIVGEIWSVKPWNESGFFDRVQFRYGGRIQLQGLKYEYMQMDKVKKSCPMKNPRTSSNRGQYPYDVSPDMRYRLLAIEGSKGRIGWGSLDPLAVGDQQYQRFPFLLPSSSSKPNNPAVESDSNSGLLNISYKISITLSSSKLGGGLNPVNDSSNESLRTKIRISAEGVYDIATGSLCMVGCRHLRSSDKSSSSDSMDCEILVKINFPPLNSDMRNKIKGSIQSMREKTDPLSFKPLQFSGRSDYRSGILEQIVITDFESRSIWRMNFYLTTVQITFQLIGTLLLLCQLCSFRYNNRRSIFPSEESLILCDS; this is encoded by the coding sequence ATGTCCAGTGAGAGATGTAGActaatatcattatatttatcACAATCTTTCTGTCTGAAGAAATTCAAGTCTATAGTTATGGACTGTTCCTTATTCTGTAGGACgaaactttgtttttttaatgctttcttcttcttgtttatCATCTCCTCTTTCACATGTTTTCATGTAATCTCTGGCACTGCAATTGGATTTGATTATGGTGTTCACTGTAACTCAGTTGTTCATGAATCTAAACCAGCTGATGAGGAGACCAATATCATGCTTTTTTCTCAACATCAAAGTGGTTACTTCAGCGGTGGGGATAATGTCCTAAACAATCCTCCTTCACGTTCGTACTTTCCATCCAAATCGAAAGCGCTCATTTTTGAGACTCACCACGTATTTTCGACCGATGTTGAGGATGTCTTCAAGGTGGAAGGAAACCTGATTTTTCAAACCTCGTTTTCCTACGAACAGAGTATCTTCCCTGGAAGCTCATCCATTTCAAGTTTGAGCGATTCAAGCAACCGTGGGACTCTAGACTTCGATTTTCGAGGCTTCTGGTCTCGAATTACTGGGAAGCTTTGCATGGTGGGATCAAGTTATGCTTACTCCAAAGAAGGTAAAGTGCTTCATCTTGCTGCTGCTCTTCAGATTAATAATCTTAAAAATTCAAGTACCATAAGAACTTTAGCCACTGGTACCATGGATAGCTTGAATTCTGTTGATGATCCAAATTATTTTGAGCGAATTTCACTACTGATGTTTCCTCACGTAAATTACACTTATATTATGGTGTCGAAACAGTTTAGTGAAGAGTATCCTCGGGGAACCCATGTCCAACCGGAGTTGTCCCTTAGATTATCGCGAACTCGAACCATTTGCAATATGTTTTCAGGTGGAGCCAATGCTTTCGAACTGGAGTATACTGGTAGTTGTAAGTCTTCAAAGAGTTGCTATCCATTTGGTGATAGTATTGGATATTTGCCTTCGTTGATGTCATTGAGTATGATTCAGTGCTCCAACGATAGACTAAGCTTGAGGTTTCTGATAGAATTTTGGAACAATAGCTATAGGGGATATTACGGCTCTCCCAATATTAGTACTTCATTAATTGGAGAAGGATCTTGGGATGAAAAGAAGAACCGACTTCATATAGTTGCGTGCCGAATCTACTATGCATCGAGCTCCTTGGATAAATCTCATGTTGGAGACTGCACAACAAGGTTGAGCTTAAGATTCCCAGCCATCTTGTCTATCAGAAACACAAGCACCATTGTAGGAGAAATTTGGAGTGTGAAGCCTTGGAATGAATCAGGGTTCTTTGATAGGGTCCAGTTTCGTTATGGGGGACGAATTCAACTTCAAGGTTTGAAGTATGAGTACATGCAAATGGACAAAGTGAAGAAATCATGTCCAATGAAGAATCCTAGGACTAGTAGCAACAGGGGACAATATCCATATGACGTTTCTCCAGACATGCGGTATAGGTTGTTAGCTATCGAAGGTTCTAAAGGAAGAATTGGATGGGGTTCTTTGGATCCTCTTGCGGTAGGAGATCAACAATATCAGAGATTTCCATTTCTACTACCATCCTCAAGCTCAAAACCTAATAATCCTGCTGTTGAATCCGATTCCAACAGTGGCTTACTTAATATCAGCTATAAAATaagcatcacactatctagtTCGAAATTGGGTGGTGGTCTTAATCCGGTTAATGATTCTTCAAATGAATCTCTGCGAACTAAAATCCGAATTTCTGCTGAAGGGGTTTATGATATAGCAACAGGTAGTCTGTGCATGGTTGGCTGCAGGCATTTGAGGTCAAgtgacaaatcgtcttcaagtgATTCTATGGATTGTGAGATCCTCGTGAAAATCAATTTCCCTCCATTGAACTCGGACATGAGAAATAAGATCAAAGGAAGCATCCAGAGCATGCGCGAAAAAACCGATCCTCTGTCCTTCAAGCCTCTGCAGTTTTCGGGAAGATCTGATTATCGCAGTGGGATATTGGAACAGATTGTGATAACTGATTTCGAGTCTAGATCGatttggagaatgaatttctaTTTGACCACGGTGCAGATTACTTTTCAACTGATTGGGACGTTATTGTTATTGTGTCAGTTATGTTCTTTTCGCTACAATAATCGGCGGTCGATATTTCCTTCCGAAGAGAGTCTAATACTCTGTGACAGCTGA